The Vicia villosa cultivar HV-30 ecotype Madison, WI linkage group LG1, Vvil1.0, whole genome shotgun sequence genome includes a region encoding these proteins:
- the LOC131594449 gene encoding uncharacterized protein LOC131594449, whose product MYEEVAGQDEANVVRDEENVVREEGNVLMDEENLVREEGAVVRDEMNIVNIVRDEDNVGEVNDGSTTNSGDDSADENYESVMEVGFDDSSDGFDDLEEEDLDDLLEDLEGEQSKQQLDNDGLEEEIVNDSEELESGCDSEEGGVRKKSYPMFNVKKDMAYYKWEVGVYFRSKDDFKEAITSYAVQSGRNMRFTKNDKVRVMVKCKDGCQWEAYCAKLPNEETWQLRKLVDKHECSREYNVKMLTTKWVSKRIQNSLKNNPRMKIKDIKAKDQRKWNVGVNKTKAIRARFKARDMVDGSFLGDYTRIYDYCRELLRGNPGSTIKINVDPVPEGNEDQIPYFKRLYILAAIGRDPNDQMFPVAFAVVEGENRDSWTWFLRLLIDDLCGQEGCLTYTFIPDQQKGLLLAMDELLPGVEQRFCVRHLYNNFRKKYPGKMLKDAIWKAARSTYVQAWEREMRSMRLISDEAYLHMMKTSPRFWSKSHFKVTNKCDTLLNNMSEAFNSVILESRSKPLVTMLEEIRTYFMERWARNRMRFENFPDDAVLPNIRKQVKKQVPTPTHGL is encoded by the exons ATGTATGAGGAAGTGGCTGGTCAGGATGAAGCTAATGTTGTGAGGGATGAAGAGAATGTTGTGAGGGAAGAGGGAAATGTTTTGATGGATGAAGAGAATCTTGTGAGGGAAGAGGGCGCTGTTGTGAGGGATGAAATGAATATT GTCAACATTGTGAGGGATGAGGACAATGTGGGAGAGGTGAATGATGGGTCTACTACTAATAGTGGAGATGATAGTGCTGATGAAAATTATGAGAGTGTTATGGAAGTGGGATTTGATGATTCATCTGATGGTTTTGATGATTTAGAGGAAGAAGATTTGGATGATCTTCTTGAAGATCTAGAGGGGGAACAAAGCAAACAACAATTGGATAATGATGGTTTGGAAGAGGAAATAGTAAATGACAGTGAGGAACTTGAAAGTGGTTGTGATAGTGAAGAAGGTGGTGTTAGAAAGAAAAGTTACCCAATGTTTAATGTGAAGAAGGACATGGCATATTACAAATGGGAAGTTGGAGTGTACTTTAGGTCAAAGGATGACTTCAAGGAAGCTATAACATCATATGCTGTGCAAAGTGGGAGAAATATGAGGTTTACAAAGAATGACAAAGTGAGGGTGATGGTTAAATGCAAGGATGGGTGTCAATGGGAAGCCTATTGTGCTAAATTGCCAAATGAAGAAACATGGCAATTAAGGAAATTGGTTGACAAGCATGAGTGTAGTAGAGAGTATAATGTGAAAATGTTGACCACTAAATGGGTGAGCAAGAGAATTCAAAATTCTCTGAAAAACAACCCAAGGATGAAGATTAAGGACATTAAGGCAAAGGATCAAAGGAAGTGGAATGTGGGTGTTAACAAGACTAAGGCTATAAGGGCAAGATTTAAAGCTAGAGATATGGTTGATGGATCTTTCTTAGGGGATTATACAAGGATTTATGATTATTGTCGTGAGTTGTTAAGAGGTAACCCAGGGTCTACTATCAAGATTAATGTTGATCCAGTCCCAGAAGGTAATGAGGACCAAATACCATATTTCAAAAGGTTGTAT ATTTTGGCTGCAATAGGGAGGGATCCAAATGACCAGATGTTCCCAGTTGCATTTGCAGTTGTAGAAGGAGAGAACAGAGATAGCTGGACCTGGTTTTTGCGGTTGTTGATTGATGACCTATGTGGTCAAGAAGGGTGTTTGACATACACATTCATCCCAGACCAACAAAAG GGTCTACTACTAGCAATGGATGAGCTTTTGCCAGGTGTTGAACAAAGATTCTGTGTGAGGCACCTTTATAATAACTTTAGGAAGAAGTATCCTGGTAAAATGTTGAAAGATGCTATCTGGAAGGCTGCAAGGTCAACATATGTACAAGCCTGGGAGAGAGAAATGAGGTCTATGAGACTTATTAGTGATGAGGCATATTTACATATGATGAAGACATCTCCAAGATTCTGGAGTAAATCACACTTTAAG GTAACTAACAAATGTGATACTCTACTCAATAACATGTCTGAGGCATTCAATAGTGTGATCCTTGAGTCAAGGTCCAAGCCTTTAGTAACAATGCTGGAAGAGATCAGGACTTATTTTATGGAGAGATGGGCTAGGAATAGGATGAGGTTTGAAAATTTTCCTGATGATGCAGTGCTGCCAAACATCAGAAAACAAGTGAAAAAACAAGTACCTACACCAACACATGGATTGTAA
- the LOC131622264 gene encoding uncharacterized protein LOC131622264, which translates to MVSKTKKKAPTKSIKDLNKRRWRRKSPIKNVVAASSAVLSSIHRRISKLLSKLGLTRLSSNRKRNSYKLLKKTNNLFHFPNETSLDTVCKTLLFDDNEQPSILPPTLSNRKTVILDLDETLVHSTTTLPPQSFDFVVRPIIDGEPLDFYVTKRPGVDELLESLASKYEIVIFTAALKEYASLVLDRLDRNRFISHRLYRDSCVNVDGKLVKDLAHVGRDLKRVVIVDDNPVSFSNQPENAILIRPFVDDVCDRELWKLRSFLNGSDCYDDMREAIKQFVAERDRR; encoded by the coding sequence ATGGTGTCAAAGACTAAGAAGAAAGCTCCAACCAAATCCATCAAAGACCTTAACAAACGCCGCTGGCGCCGAAAATCCCCGATAAAAAATGTCGTTGCCGCCTCCTCCGCCGTCCTCTCCTCCATCCACCGCCGCATCTCAAAACTCCTCTCGAAACTAGGCCTAACCCGCCTCAGTTCAAATCGCAAACGAAATAGCTACAAACTCCTCAAGAAAACTAACAACCTTTTCCATTTCCCAAACGAAACCTCCCTAGACACCGTTTGCAAAACGCTCCTCTTCGACGATAACGAACAACCGTCGATTCTTCCACCTACTCTCTCGAATCGGAAAACCGTTATCCTCGATCTCGATGAAACCCTAGTCCATTCCACAACAACTCTCCCTCCTCAGAGTTTCGATTTTGTCGTCCGGCCGATCATCGACGGTGAACCGTTGGATTTCTACGTCACGAAGCGGCCCGGAGTCGACGAGTTGTTGGAATCGTTAGCGTCGAAATATGAAATAGTGATTTTCACCGCCGCGCTTAAAGAGTACGCGTCTTTGGTTCTTGATCGGCTCGACCGGAACCGGTTTATTTCGCACCGGCTGTACCGTGACTCGTGTGTTAACGTTGATGGGAAGCTGGTGAAGGATTTGGCTCATGTGGGGAGAGATTTGAAGCGGGTTGTGATTGTGGATGATAATCCGGTGTCGTTTTCGAATCAACCCGAAAACGCGATTTTGATTCGGCCATTTGTGGATGATGTTTGTGATCGGGAGCTTTGGAAATTGAGGAGCTTTTTGAATGGGTCGGATTGTTATGATGATATGAGGGAGGCTATTAAGCAGTTTGTTGCTGAGAGAGACCGACGCTag